The region ACAAACACTCTCGCATGTAGAAATCCCCTTCCGCAAGAGGACATCAATATGAAACAACTTTGGCTAGCAATCAAGGATCTGCCTCCAGAAGGCAAGGAAATAATCATCAACGATCAGTCCGTATGGCAAAGTCCGATTGATGAATTCGCTCTTCCCTACACTATTAAGGAAGAGCTTGCAGCCCGTTTATTCCTCATCCCTCAAGAAAAGGGATGTATTTTGCACGGTAGCATGACAGGTACTGTTAATCTGCCTTGCAACCGTTGCACTCAAGACGCAACTGTCAACATCAACCAAAATTTTGATGAAGTATTCATACTTGACGAAGAGCTAAGTTCGGACGATACCGAACCTAACGTTCGCATCGTCAATGAAAGTACTGGAATTGAAATTGAAGTTGCAGGCGTTCTTTGGGAAGAATTTGTTATCGCCCTTCCGGTCAAACCTTTATGCAAGGAAGACTGCAAGGGTCTTTGCGCTGAATGCGGCAAAGATTTAAACACTGGAAAATGCGAGTGTGAAGATTCAACACTCGATCCACGCTTTGCGGTTCTTAGAAACCTTAAAGTGGGTAAATAACGATTACGTCTTTCGGAATTCGTTCGAAAGCAGAATAAAGAGAGGATCTGTCATGGCTGTAGCACAGAAAAGAAAATCCAAGTCCCGTAAGGGCATGCGTCGCTCCCACCACCGTGTGGCTGTACCTTCCGTAGTATACTGCGAATGCGGCGAAGCAGCGCTTCCACACCGCGTTTGTGCAGCTTGCGGCACTTACAACGGTCGTCAGATCAGTAAGGACGATGCATAGCATTCCCGTTATAGCCGTAGACGCAATGGGCGGAGACATTGGTCCGTCCGTTAACGTCTCAGGTGCTATTAAGGCTGCTCGCACTTTCGGTATTAAGGTTATTCTTGTCGGTAACGAAAAGTTAATTAATGCCGAACTCGATAGGCTACCCCTAAAAGGGGTGGCCTATGAAGTTGTGCACACCGATGAGGTGGCAGGCATGGACGAGAAGCCTTCAGATATTCTTCGCCGTAAAAAAAATGCGTCCATTCAGATTGCATGCCGCCTTGTAAAAGAAGGCAAAGCAGATGGCATTGTAAGCGCCGGTAACTCCGGTGCTACTGTTGCATGCGGCATGTTTATTATTGGTCGCATTTCCGGCGTAGAACGTCCGGCTCTTGCGAGCGTAATGCCTACAGAAAAGAACCCTATTGTTCTTTTGGATGTAGGAGCCAACGTAGATTGTAAGCCTCAGCACCTGTTCCAGTTTGGCCTTATGGCTAACGCCTTTGCCCGTGACCTTCTGGAGTATGAATCTCCTAGAATTGGTCTGCTTTCTATTGGCGAAGAAGAGGGCAAAGGAAACACACAGGTAAAAGAAGCCTACGACCTGTTTAAACTTACAAACGATATCAACTTCCTAGGAAATGTTGAGGGACGTGACCTGTTTACAGGGGAAGTGGATGTTGTTGTATGTGACGGTTTTGTAGGCAACGTGGCCTTGAAACTCAGCGAGGGCTTAAGCACCTCTATGGGTCGGCTGTTAAAACGACAGTTGATGTCTAGTACAATTGCAAAAATAGGCACGTTACTGGCCAGAAAAGCGTTTAAAAAATTCGCGAAAATCGTGGATTATGCCGAATACGGCGGCGCTCCGGTACTGGGTCTTAAGGGGATCGCGATTGTATGCCACGGCGCATCGAATGATAAAGCTATCTTCAACGCTGTTAAAATGGCATCTACTTTCGTACGCAAAAAAACAAATGAGCGCCTAGTCGAGGCAATCAGCGCCAATGAAGAGCTGACAAGCTTCGGCAGAGCTATTAAGAACTAAAGCTGAGGCGGTGCAGTGTTACTGTGCCGCTTTGTGACTTTTCCGGAAACAGCAATGAAAAAGCAATGTTACATCCGGGGCTTCGGAGCATTTGTTCCTGAAAAGGTTCTAACGAACTTCGACCTCGAAGCGATGGTCGACACAAGCGACGAATGGATCAGAACTCGTACAGGCATCGAGCAGCGCCACATTGTGGCAGAAGGTCAGGCAACATCCGACCTTACAGCCCAAGCGGCAGAAGCTGCACTTGCTGATGCGAAAATGAACCGGGAAGAGTTATCCCATATTCTTGTGGCGACCTGTACTCCTGATGCCTACTGCCCTAACACGGCGTGCATCACTGAGGACAAGCTGGGCTTAAAAGGGCGTATGGCTCTTGACGTAAGTGCCGCTTGTTCCGGCTTCTTGTATGGGTTAAAGCTTGCAAGCTCCCTTGCACAAACAGAAGAAGATGCAAACATTCTTCTGTGCGGCGGCGAAACCATGTCATCCCGCATCAACTGGGAAGACCGCAACACCTGCGTTCTTTTCGGTGACGGCGCTGGTGCTGTAGTTATCTCCGCTACCCCCACTGAAGACTCCACAACTGTTGTAGACATCGAACTTTCCTCTGATGGCTCTTTATGCGAACTGCTGACAATTCGCGGCGGCGGCTCTTCTCTGCCGTACAAAGTCGGACAGCAGGTTCCTGAAGAACACTTCATCATGATGCAAGGACGCGAAGTCTTTAAACATGCTGTCCGCAGCATGGTCGGCGTGTGTAACACTCTTATTGAACGCAACGGTCTTAGCCCTGACGATATCGACATTCTCATTCCGCATCAGGCGAATATGAGAATCATTGAAGCTGTCGGCAAAAAACTTACTATCTCCAGCGAGCGAGTATTTGTTAATGTAGACAAGGTGGGCAACACATCCGCTGCGTCTATTCCGATTGCACTTGGACAGGCTAAAGCAGCTGGCACTCTTGAACCGGGTAAAAATATTCTGCTGACAACATTCGGCGGCGGCTTTACCTGGGGTGCAGCACTGCTTAGAACCTAGAAATCGTATTGCTTGCCGTCTTTTCCCAAAAACTTAAATATTCTTCAATGTTACACAGCCAGTTTTGGGAATTGAAGTTATACTCTCTTTGAGGTATAAGGCATTGCTTTTAACTCCTAACCAGAAGCGATTTATTATGGAATTACTTTCAACAGCACTGGTTACCGGCGGTTCACGCGGAATTGGCAAAGCTATTGCTGAACAGCTGGGCAAAGCCGGATTTCAGGTTTACCTCACATACGTTTCTAAGCCTGAAGAAGCTCAGAACGTAGCAGCTTCCATTGAAGCTGCTGGTGGTAAAGCAAAAGCGTTCAAATTAGATGTTGGCAATCCAGATGAGATTGCAACATTTTTTAAAGAAGAAATTAAAGACAAGGTGAAACTTGATGTTCTTGTTAACAATGCAGGTATCACCAAAGATGGTCTTCTCCTTCGTATGAAGAACGAAGACTTTGATCGTGTCATTAACGTAAACTTGCGCGGAGCTTTTGTTGCTTGTAGAGAAGCAGCAAAGATCATGAGCAAGCAACGCTGCGGTCGCATCATCAACCTTACTTCTGTAGTAGGTCAGATGGGCAACGCAGGTCAGGCTAACTACTGCTCTGCTAAAGCAGGCATTATCGGTATGACAAAATCCATGGCAAAAGAACTCGGTGCCCGTAATATCACCGTTAACGCTGTTGCCCCCGGCTTTATCAAAACCGATATGACAAATGCTCTTCCAGAGGCTGTTCGCAATGATTACGAAAAAGCAATTCCTCTTAAACGCATGGGCGATGTAGAAGATATTGCAAACACCGTAGCCTTCCTTGCATCAAGCGGTGCTGGCTACATCACAGGGCAGGTTATTGCCGTTAACGGCGGCATGTACTGCTAGCGGATTGCATCCGTAATAAAACTTTACTGCTTTCTTTCCAGAAGGCAAAATAACAAAAAAGAAAACAATCCATTGGAGGAATCCATGTCTGCAGAAGCTAAAGTAAAACAGATCATCATTGAGCAGCTCGGCGTATCTGAAGAAGAAGTAAAAAACAACGCTTCTTTCGTTGAAGACCTCGGCGCAGACTCTCTTGACCTCACCGAACTCATCATGGCTATGGAAGAAGAGTTCGGCGTAGAAATCGACGACGACGACGCACAGAAAATCCTGAAAGTTCAGGATGCATACGACTACATCGCAAAACAGCAGTAGTCCGCACTGTTACAGCGTTTTATATACAGGCGTCTTATGCTCGTTAGCATAAGACGCCTTACCCGCTTATTTTGACAGTACATTAATGAGGTAGTGCTGTCCGCGCAACGTACAGAGAAGCGGGTTGAACTAATCTCTTATACAGCGCACTTTTTCCCAGGAATGAAGCATATGACTGAAAAAAGAGTAGTAGTAACCGGCGTTGCCACCATTAACCCTCTCGGGAATGATGTTGACACCAGCTGGGAGAAACTTATTGCCGGAGAATCCGGCATCGGGCCTATCACCCAGTTTGATGCAAGTGAGTTTACTTCACAGATTGCAGGTGAAGTAAAAGACTTTAATGCAGCCGACCATATTCCGGCAAAACAGGCGCGTCGTATGGATCGCTTCGTACAGTTCGGTGTTGCCTGTGCAAAACAGCTCATGGAAGACTCCAAGTACGAAATAACTGACGAAAACGCCAAACGCGTCGGCGTTATGCTTGGCGTAGGTCTTGGTGGTCTCAATACTATCGAAACCTTCCATACTAAGCTCACCAGCGCGGGTCCTAATAAAATCAGCCCGTTCTGGATTCCGATGCTTATCTCGAACATGGCACCGGGGCAGGTTTCCATTTTCACTGGCGCAAAAGGTCCAAACCTTGTGTTCACCAGTGCCTGTGCGTCCGGTACTCATGCCATCGGACACGCATTTGAAGATATTAAATCCGGTCGCTGTGATGCAATCATCACCGGCGGTGTAGAATCTACAATCACCCCTATGGGTGTTTCCGGCTTTACCGCGCTTAAAGCGCTTTGCAGCAACCGTAACGATGAGCCTACCAAAGCTTCCCGTCCGTTCGATGGTGAACGCTCCGGCTTTATCATCGGTGAAGGCGCAGGTCTCCTGCTGCTTGAATCATACGATTCTGCAAAAGCACGCGGTGCAAAAATTTACGCAGAAGTTGTGGGCTTCGGTTCTACCGGTGATGCATACCATATGACTGCACCACGCGAAGATTCCGAAGGAATGGCTCAGTCCATGCTGAATGCTATTGAAGAAGCAGGCATTGAAACTGATGCTGTAGACTGCATCAACGC is a window of Halodesulfovibrio sp. DNA encoding:
- a CDS encoding DUF177 domain-containing protein, whose translation is MKQLWLAIKDLPPEGKEIIINDQSVWQSPIDEFALPYTIKEELAARLFLIPQEKGCILHGSMTGTVNLPCNRCTQDATVNINQNFDEVFILDEELSSDDTEPNVRIVNESTGIEIEVAGVLWEEFVIALPVKPLCKEDCKGLCAECGKDLNTGKCECEDSTLDPRFAVLRNLKVGK
- the rpmF gene encoding 50S ribosomal protein L32, with amino-acid sequence MAVAQKRKSKSRKGMRRSHHRVAVPSVVYCECGEAALPHRVCAACGTYNGRQISKDDA
- the plsX gene encoding phosphate acyltransferase PlsX, which gives rise to MHSIPVIAVDAMGGDIGPSVNVSGAIKAARTFGIKVILVGNEKLINAELDRLPLKGVAYEVVHTDEVAGMDEKPSDILRRKKNASIQIACRLVKEGKADGIVSAGNSGATVACGMFIIGRISGVERPALASVMPTEKNPIVLLDVGANVDCKPQHLFQFGLMANAFARDLLEYESPRIGLLSIGEEEGKGNTQVKEAYDLFKLTNDINFLGNVEGRDLFTGEVDVVVCDGFVGNVALKLSEGLSTSMGRLLKRQLMSSTIAKIGTLLARKAFKKFAKIVDYAEYGGAPVLGLKGIAIVCHGASNDKAIFNAVKMASTFVRKKTNERLVEAISANEELTSFGRAIKN
- a CDS encoding beta-ketoacyl-ACP synthase III, producing the protein MKKQCYIRGFGAFVPEKVLTNFDLEAMVDTSDEWIRTRTGIEQRHIVAEGQATSDLTAQAAEAALADAKMNREELSHILVATCTPDAYCPNTACITEDKLGLKGRMALDVSAACSGFLYGLKLASSLAQTEEDANILLCGGETMSSRINWEDRNTCVLFGDGAGAVVISATPTEDSTTVVDIELSSDGSLCELLTIRGGGSSLPYKVGQQVPEEHFIMMQGREVFKHAVRSMVGVCNTLIERNGLSPDDIDILIPHQANMRIIEAVGKKLTISSERVFVNVDKVGNTSAASIPIALGQAKAAGTLEPGKNILLTTFGGGFTWGAALLRT
- the fabG gene encoding 3-oxoacyl-[acyl-carrier-protein] reductase — its product is MMELLSTALVTGGSRGIGKAIAEQLGKAGFQVYLTYVSKPEEAQNVAASIEAAGGKAKAFKLDVGNPDEIATFFKEEIKDKVKLDVLVNNAGITKDGLLLRMKNEDFDRVINVNLRGAFVACREAAKIMSKQRCGRIINLTSVVGQMGNAGQANYCSAKAGIIGMTKSMAKELGARNITVNAVAPGFIKTDMTNALPEAVRNDYEKAIPLKRMGDVEDIANTVAFLASSGAGYITGQVIAVNGGMYC
- the acpP gene encoding acyl carrier protein yields the protein MSAEAKVKQIIIEQLGVSEEEVKNNASFVEDLGADSLDLTELIMAMEEEFGVEIDDDDAQKILKVQDAYDYIAKQQ
- the fabF gene encoding beta-ketoacyl-ACP synthase II; the encoded protein is MTEKRVVVTGVATINPLGNDVDTSWEKLIAGESGIGPITQFDASEFTSQIAGEVKDFNAADHIPAKQARRMDRFVQFGVACAKQLMEDSKYEITDENAKRVGVMLGVGLGGLNTIETFHTKLTSAGPNKISPFWIPMLISNMAPGQVSIFTGAKGPNLVFTSACASGTHAIGHAFEDIKSGRCDAIITGGVESTITPMGVSGFTALKALCSNRNDEPTKASRPFDGERSGFIIGEGAGLLLLESYDSAKARGAKIYAEVVGFGSTGDAYHMTAPREDSEGMAQSMLNAIEEAGIETDAVDCINAHGTSTSLNDKAETGAMKKVFGDHAYNLRVSANKSQTGHLLGAAGGMEGVFSCLTLDKGVVPGTANHETPDPECDLNYMGNGSEEYQAEYVLSNNFGFGGTNASVLFKRFEG